The Corythoichthys intestinalis isolate RoL2023-P3 chromosome 1, ASM3026506v1, whole genome shotgun sequence genome has a segment encoding these proteins:
- the LOC130920467 gene encoding insulin gene enhancer protein isl-2a isoform X2: MVDIIFSSSFLGDMGDHSKKKPGFAMCVGCGSQIHDQYILRVSPDLEWHAACLKCAECSQYLDESCTCFVRDGKTYCKRDYVRLFGIKCAKCNLGFSSSDLVMRARENVYHIECFRCSVCSRQLLPGDEFSLREDELLCRADHSLLLDRGSAGSPVSPGHNIHSNRAMHLAEPVTVRQAPHRNHVHKQSEKTTRVRTVLNEKQLHTLRTCYNANPRPDALMKEQLVEMTGLSPRVIRVWFQNKRCKDKKKSLLIKQLQQQQHSDKTNLQGLTGTPLVAGSPIRHESTVQGNPVEVQTYQPPWKALSEFALQSDLDQPAFQQLVSFSESGSLGNSSGSDVTSLSSQLPDTPNSMVPSPVET, encoded by the exons ATGGTGGATATTATTTTCAGCTCTTCTTTCTTGGGTGATATGGGGGATCATTCCAAAA AGAAGCCAGGATTCGCCATGTGTGTGGGATGCGGAAGCCAGATCCATGACCAGTACATACTGAGAGTCTCCCCGGACTTGGAGTGGCACGCAGCCTGCCTCAAGTGTGCAGAGTGCAGTCAATACCTAGACGAGAGCTGCACTTGCTTCGTGCGGGACGGCAAAACCTACTGCAAAAGAGACTATGTCAG GCTCTTCGGTATTAAATGCGCAAAGTGCAATTTGGGCTTCAGCAGCAGCGACTTGGTGATGAGGGCCCGGGAAAACGTTTACCACATCGAGTGCTTCCGCTGCTCGGTGTGCAGCCGGCAGCTGCTACCCGGCGACGAGTTCTCTCTGCGGGAAGACGAGCTTCTATGCCGGGCCGATCACAGCCTGCTGCTGGACAGAGGTTCCGCCGGAAGTCCCGTCAGCCCCGGACACAACATACACTCCAACAGAGCCATGCACCTGGCAG AGCCGGTAACTGTGCGGCAGGCCCCGCATCGCAACCACGTGCACAAGCAGTCGGAGAAGACGACGCGGGTGCGCACGGTGCTGAACGAGAAGCAGCTGCACACGCTGCGGACGTGCTACAACGCCAACCCGCGGCCCGACGCACTCATGAAGGAGCAGCTGGTGGAGATGACCGGCCTGAGCCCCAGAGTCATCCGCGTGTGGTTCCAGAACAAGCGGTGCAAGGACAAGAAGAAGTCATTGCTCATCAAGCAGCTCCAACAACAGCAGCACAGTGATAAGACT AACCTGCAGGGCCTAACGGGAACACCTCTGGTGGCCGGGAGTCCCATTCGGCATGAGAGCACAGTTCAGGGCAACCCGGTGGAGGTGCAGACCTATCAGCCGCCATGGAAAGCGCTTAGTGAGTTTGCTCTGCAGAGTGACCTGGACCAACCCGCCTTTCAACAACTG GTGTCTTTCTCAGAGTCAGGCTCTCTGGGTaactcatcaggaagtgacgtcACATCATTATCATCTCAGTTACCGGACACCCCCAACAGTATGGTACCTAGCCCGGTGGAGACGTGA
- the LOC130920467 gene encoding insulin gene enhancer protein ISL-3 isoform X1 → MVDIIFSSSFLGDMGDHSKKKPGFAMCVGCGSQIHDQYILRVSPDLEWHAACLKCAECSQYLDESCTCFVRDGKTYCKRDYVRLFGIKCAKCNLGFSSSDLVMRARENVYHIECFRCSVCSRQLLPGDEFSLREDELLCRADHSLLLDRGSAGSPVSPGHNIHSNRAMHLAEPVTVRQAPHRNHVHKQSEKTTRVRTVLNEKQLHTLRTCYNANPRPDALMKEQLVEMTGLSPRVIRVWFQNKRCKDKKKSLLIKQLQQQQHSDKTVSIFNLQGLTGTPLVAGSPIRHESTVQGNPVEVQTYQPPWKALSEFALQSDLDQPAFQQLVSFSESGSLGNSSGSDVTSLSSQLPDTPNSMVPSPVET, encoded by the exons ATGGTGGATATTATTTTCAGCTCTTCTTTCTTGGGTGATATGGGGGATCATTCCAAAA AGAAGCCAGGATTCGCCATGTGTGTGGGATGCGGAAGCCAGATCCATGACCAGTACATACTGAGAGTCTCCCCGGACTTGGAGTGGCACGCAGCCTGCCTCAAGTGTGCAGAGTGCAGTCAATACCTAGACGAGAGCTGCACTTGCTTCGTGCGGGACGGCAAAACCTACTGCAAAAGAGACTATGTCAG GCTCTTCGGTATTAAATGCGCAAAGTGCAATTTGGGCTTCAGCAGCAGCGACTTGGTGATGAGGGCCCGGGAAAACGTTTACCACATCGAGTGCTTCCGCTGCTCGGTGTGCAGCCGGCAGCTGCTACCCGGCGACGAGTTCTCTCTGCGGGAAGACGAGCTTCTATGCCGGGCCGATCACAGCCTGCTGCTGGACAGAGGTTCCGCCGGAAGTCCCGTCAGCCCCGGACACAACATACACTCCAACAGAGCCATGCACCTGGCAG AGCCGGTAACTGTGCGGCAGGCCCCGCATCGCAACCACGTGCACAAGCAGTCGGAGAAGACGACGCGGGTGCGCACGGTGCTGAACGAGAAGCAGCTGCACACGCTGCGGACGTGCTACAACGCCAACCCGCGGCCCGACGCACTCATGAAGGAGCAGCTGGTGGAGATGACCGGCCTGAGCCCCAGAGTCATCCGCGTGTGGTTCCAGAACAAGCGGTGCAAGGACAAGAAGAAGTCATTGCTCATCAAGCAGCTCCAACAACAGCAGCACAGTGATAAGACTGTAAGCATCTTC AACCTGCAGGGCCTAACGGGAACACCTCTGGTGGCCGGGAGTCCCATTCGGCATGAGAGCACAGTTCAGGGCAACCCGGTGGAGGTGCAGACCTATCAGCCGCCATGGAAAGCGCTTAGTGAGTTTGCTCTGCAGAGTGACCTGGACCAACCCGCCTTTCAACAACTG GTGTCTTTCTCAGAGTCAGGCTCTCTGGGTaactcatcaggaagtgacgtcACATCATTATCATCTCAGTTACCGGACACCCCCAACAGTATGGTACCTAGCCCGGTGGAGACGTGA